Proteins from a genomic interval of Acanthochromis polyacanthus isolate Apoly-LR-REF ecotype Palm Island chromosome 24, KAUST_Apoly_ChrSc, whole genome shotgun sequence:
- the LOC127532559 gene encoding trafficking protein particle complex subunit 1-like, translating to MTVHNLYIFDRNGNCLYYNEWNRKKQAGISKDEEYKLMYGMLFSIRSFVSKMSPLDMKEGFLSFQTSRYRLHYYETPSGLKFVMNTDLSVSNARETLQHIYSNLYVELIVKNPVCLLTPSLDSELFSSRLDAFIRALPYYSPRAA from the exons atGACGGTTCATAACTTGTACATCTTTGACCGTAATGGAAACTGTTTGTATTATAATGAATGGAACCGTAAGAAGCAGGCGGGGATCTCCAAGGACGAG GAGTATAAACTGATGTATGGGATGCTGTTCTCCATCCGCTCCTTCGTCAGCAAGAtgtctcctctggacat GAAGGAGGGCTTTCTGTCCTTCCAGACCAGCAGGTATCGTCTCCACTACTATGAGACTCCCAGTGGACTGAAGTTTGTCATGAACACTGATCTGTCAGTGAGCAACGCTAGAGAGACACTGCAGCACATCTACAGCAAT CTGTACGTAGAGCTGATTGTGAAGAATCCAGTTTGTTTGTTGACTCCCAGTCTGGACAGTGAACTGTTCAGCAGCCGACTGGACGCCTTCATCAGAGCTCTGCCGTACTACAGCCCTAGAGCCGCCTGA
- the LOC127532552 gene encoding zinc finger BED domain-containing protein 4-like: protein MDKAKSAVWKHYSQPSSGKAVCKECNENVSMGSTIGRTKNTSNLWSHLRTHHPELYQELQKKQEPETHQDAATSAQPTIEEMFNKQRKWSKSDDRSKLMDRLILEMIVTDNQPFTVVSDVGFKRLMAAAEPRYALKSDKYYRTEKLKDVHQKVVDKIKSLIKPENAGHSLSFTTDCWSGNAESLMSLTCHYIDAGWSRKQAVLNTRAMHGSHTGEYLKETLLTMLEDWNINKDRVALVLRDSGANIVKGLRLSELPDLSCTAHTLQLVVNDGLTSQRAVTDVIAILKRCATHFHHSILAKHLRKIQGELGLPEHSIIQAVPTRWNSTLHVLQRMQEQKRALTIYSGEHRGFAALTAEQWDLVSNLIETLLPIEEVTLEVSHSNSSASCIIPSLTVLKMLFQNDEGPNTRGIRTLRQTMRESLDKRFSKIKDTKIVVLACLLDPRYKSHAFSSATTLSKAKRWLQEEDASTQETTQSEHAATEGSSKEEQCAATETQENEPPQKSNKEYTYLTAVASMRCSLLCWDLYLKEPVIDRRKEDPLQWWKRNEGRFKILAKHARKFLCAPPSKVQSERLFSEVSTVYDKRSRLTGEHAEQLCFLHHNLVLLNWDY, encoded by the coding sequence ATGGACAAAGCAAAAAGTGCAGTATGGAAGCATTACAGTCAACCATCATCAGGAAAGGCAGTCTGCAAAGAATGCAACGAAAATGTAAGCATGGGATCAACAATAGGGAGAACCAAAAATACTTCAAACCTGTGGTCCCATCTTAGGACTCATCATCCCGAGTTGTATCAAGAATTACAGAAGAAACAGGAACCTGAAACTCATCAGGATGCGGCAACTTCAGCTCAGCCTACAATTgaagaaatgtttaacaaacaaAGAAAGTGGTCCAAGTCAGATGACAGGTCGAAACTAATGGACAGACTTATCCTAGAGATGATAGTCACTGATAACCAACCATTCACAGTGGTATCTGATGTTGGCTTTAAACGCCTCATGGCTGCAGCTGAGCCAAGATACGCACTCAAAAGTGACAAGTACTACCGTACTGAAAAGCTGAAAGACGTTCACCAGAAGGTCGTGGACAAGATCAAATCCCTGATTAAACCGGAAAATGCTGGCCACTCCCTCTCCTTCACCACAGACTGTTGGTCTGGGAATGCTGAGTCTTTAATGAGCCTGACATGCCATTACATTGACGCAGGATGGTCAAGAAAGCAGGCTGTCTTAAATACAAGAGCAATGCATGGATCTCACACGGGGGAATACCTAAAAGAAACATTACTTACTATGCTTGAGGACTGGAACATAAACAAAGACCGTGTAGCACTTGTCCTTCGAGATAGTGGAGCAAATATAGTGAAGGGATTGAGGCTCAGTGAACTCCCAGACCTTAGCTGCACAGCACACACCTTGCAACTTGTGGTGAATGATGGCTTGACAAGTCAAAGAGCAGTTACAGATGTCATTGCAATTCTTAAGAGGTGTGCCACACACTTTCACCACTCCATTCTGGCCAAACATTTGCGAAAAATTCAAGGGGAACTTGGCTTGCCAGAGCACAGCATAATTCAGGCTGTTCCAACAAGATGGAATTCAACGCTCCACGTGCTGCAAAGAATGCAAGAGCAAAAGCGTGCTCTTACAATCTACAGTGGTGAACATAGAGGATTTGCAGCTCTCACAGCTGAGCAGTGGGACCTTGTCTCAAATTTAATTGAAACACTGCTTCCAATTGAAGAAGTAACACTGGAAGTAAGCCACAGCAACTCCTCTGCATCGTGCATAATTCCAAGCCTGACTGTGCTCAAGATGCTTTTCCAGAATGATGAAGGGCCCAACACAAGAGGCATTAGAACACTAAGGCAAACTATGAGGGAGAGTCTGGACAAGCGCTTCTCCAAAATCAAAGACACCAAAATTGTGGTGCTGGCCTGTCTCTTAGATCCTCGTTATAAGAGTCATGCATTTTCCTCTGCCACCACCTTGAGCAAAGCCAAAAGATGGTTACAAGAAGAAGACGCGTCCACACAAGAGACCACTCAGAGCGAGCACGCTGCTACAGAGGGTTCAAGCAAGGAGGAACAGTGTGCAGCAACTGAAACACAGGAGAAtgaacccccccaaaaaagcaacaaagagtACACATATCTTACCGCAGTCGCATCGATGAGATGTTCACTTCTCTGCTGGGATCTGTATCTCAAGGAGCCTGTCATTGACAGGCGTAAAGAAGATCCACTCCAGTGGTGGAAACGAAATGAAGGACGCTTCAAGATACTTGCAAAACACGCAAGAAAGTTTCTCTGTGCACCACCTTCTAAAGTCCAAAGTGAACGTCTCTTCAGTGAAGTCTCCACAGTCTATGACAAGAGAAGTCGTCTGACTGGAGAGCATGCAGAGcaactttgttttttgcatcATAATCTGGTGCTGCTCAATTGGGACTATTGA